In one window of Protaetiibacter larvae DNA:
- a CDS encoding VOC family protein: MEQRLSLVTLGVHDLARALAFYRALGWRENAAQSLPGEVAFFPAGGMVVALWDRGKLAEDSAVADGGGWGGVTLAHNVESPALVDAVLAQAEAAGARIGRPGAATVWGGYSGVFVDPDGHPWEVAHNPGWELEADGSVRLPG, translated from the coding sequence ATGGAACAACGTCTCAGCCTCGTGACCCTCGGGGTGCACGACCTCGCCCGAGCGCTCGCCTTCTACCGGGCGCTCGGCTGGCGGGAGAATGCCGCGCAGTCGCTCCCCGGGGAGGTCGCCTTCTTCCCGGCGGGCGGTATGGTCGTCGCGCTCTGGGATCGGGGGAAGCTCGCGGAGGACTCCGCGGTCGCCGACGGCGGCGGCTGGGGCGGCGTGACGCTCGCCCACAACGTCGAGAGTCCCGCGCTCGTCGACGCCGTGCTCGCGCAGGCGGAGGCCGCGGGCGCTCGGATCGGGCGCCCCGGTGCCGCCACCGTCTGGGGCGGCTACTCGGGTGTCTTCGTCGACCCCGATGGCCACCCCTGGGAGGTGGCCCACAACCCCGGGTGGGAGCTCGAGGCCGACGGCTCGGTGCGGCTGCCCGGCTGA
- the uvrB gene encoding excinuclease ABC subunit UvrB yields MEPTRSVRPFEVVSEYTPSGDQPAAIAELAHRVQAGESDIVLLGATGTGKSATTAWLIEQVQRPTLVLAHNKTLAAQLANEFRELMPNNAVEYFVSYYDYYQPEAYVPQTDTFIEKDSSVNAEVERLRYSTTNALLSRRDVVVVSTVSCIYGLGAAEEYLGATVALQVGERIPRERLIRRFIDMQYERNDVDFSRGKFRVRGDTIEIIPVYEELAIRIEMFGDVIEALYALHPLTGNVIRTMDSISIFPATHYAASPEAMHRAIRTIKEELAERLPELEKQGKLLEAQRLRMRTGFDLEMMEQIGFCNGIENYSRHIDGRAPGEPPNTLLDYFPDDFLVVIDESHVTVPQIGAMYEGDASRKRTLVEHGFRLPSALDNRPLRWEEFLDRVGQKVYLSATPGKYELGMSDGVVEQIIRPTGLVDPQIVVKPSKGQIDDLLEEIRIRAERDERVLVTTLTKKMAEELTDYLTEAGVRVRYLHADVDTLRRVELLTELRAGVYDVLVGINLLREGLDLPEVSLVAILDADKEGFLRSSTSLIQTIGRAARNVSGEVHMYADNLTDSMRFAIEETDRRREKQVAYNVEHGIDPQPLRKRIADITEVLAREEADTAKLLAGRTGGDGSKRTSPTPKLRREGVGASGAAELESLISDLNEQMLQAAGELKFELAARLRDELSDLKKELRSMVAAGHVK; encoded by the coding sequence ATGGAGCCCACGCGGTCGGTCCGCCCCTTCGAGGTGGTGAGCGAGTACACGCCGAGCGGCGACCAGCCGGCGGCGATCGCCGAGCTCGCGCATCGCGTGCAGGCCGGCGAGTCCGACATCGTGCTGCTCGGTGCCACGGGTACCGGCAAGTCGGCCACCACGGCCTGGCTCATCGAGCAGGTGCAGCGCCCCACGCTCGTGCTCGCCCACAACAAGACGCTCGCCGCCCAGCTGGCCAACGAGTTCCGCGAGCTCATGCCGAACAACGCCGTCGAGTACTTCGTGAGCTACTACGACTACTACCAGCCCGAGGCGTACGTGCCGCAGACCGACACCTTCATCGAGAAGGACAGCTCGGTCAACGCCGAGGTCGAGAGGTTGCGGTACTCGACCACCAACGCGCTGCTGAGCCGGCGCGACGTCGTGGTGGTCTCGACGGTGTCGTGCATCTACGGTCTCGGCGCCGCCGAGGAGTATCTGGGCGCGACGGTCGCGCTGCAGGTGGGGGAGCGCATCCCGCGTGAGCGCCTCATCCGGCGCTTCATCGACATGCAGTACGAGCGCAACGACGTGGACTTCTCGCGCGGCAAGTTCCGGGTGCGCGGCGACACGATCGAGATCATCCCCGTCTACGAGGAGCTCGCGATCCGCATCGAGATGTTCGGCGACGTGATCGAGGCGCTCTACGCGCTGCACCCGCTCACCGGCAACGTGATCCGCACCATGGACTCGATCTCCATCTTCCCGGCGACGCACTATGCGGCGAGCCCCGAGGCGATGCACCGCGCCATCCGCACCATCAAGGAGGAGCTCGCGGAGCGGCTGCCCGAGCTCGAGAAGCAGGGCAAGCTGCTCGAGGCGCAGCGCCTCCGGATGCGCACGGGCTTCGATCTCGAGATGATGGAGCAGATCGGCTTCTGCAACGGCATCGAGAACTACTCGCGGCATATCGACGGCCGGGCGCCGGGCGAGCCGCCCAACACCCTGCTCGACTACTTCCCCGACGACTTCCTCGTGGTGATCGACGAGTCGCATGTGACGGTGCCGCAGATCGGCGCGATGTACGAGGGCGACGCGAGCCGCAAGCGCACCCTCGTGGAGCACGGCTTCCGGCTCCCGAGCGCGCTCGACAACCGTCCGCTGCGCTGGGAGGAGTTCCTGGACCGCGTCGGGCAGAAGGTGTACCTCTCGGCGACCCCGGGCAAGTACGAGCTGGGGATGAGCGACGGCGTCGTCGAGCAGATCATCCGCCCCACCGGGCTCGTCGACCCGCAGATCGTGGTGAAGCCCAGCAAGGGCCAGATCGACGACCTGCTCGAGGAGATCCGCATCCGCGCCGAGCGCGACGAGCGCGTGCTCGTCACGACCCTCACCAAGAAGATGGCCGAGGAGCTCACCGACTATCTCACCGAGGCGGGCGTGCGGGTGCGCTACCTGCACGCCGATGTCGACACCCTCCGCCGCGTCGAGCTACTCACCGAGCTGCGTGCGGGCGTCTACGACGTGCTCGTTGGGATCAACCTGCTGCGTGAGGGCCTCGACCTGCCCGAGGTGTCGCTCGTGGCGATCCTCGACGCCGACAAGGAGGGCTTCCTGCGCTCCTCGACCTCGCTCATCCAGACGATCGGCCGCGCGGCCCGCAACGTCTCGGGCGAGGTGCACATGTACGCCGACAACCTCACCGACTCGATGAGGTTCGCCATCGAGGAGACCGACCGTCGCCGCGAGAAGCAGGTGGCCTACAACGTCGAGCACGGGATCGATCCGCAACCGCTGCGCAAGCGCATCGCCGACATCACGGAGGTGCTCGCCCGCGAGGAGGCCGACACGGCCAAGCTGCTCGCCGGGCGCACGGGAGGCGACGGCTCGAAGCGGACCTCGCCCACCCCGAAGCTGCGGCGCGAAGGTGTCGGGGCCTCGGGGGCCGCCGAGCTCGAATCCCTCATCTCCGACCTCAACGAGCAGATGCTGCAGGCCGCGGGCGAGCTCAAGTTCGAGCTCGCGGCGCGACTGCGCGACGAGCTCTCCGATCTCAAGAAGGAGCTCCGCAGCATGGTCGCCGCCGGGCACGTGAAATGA
- the coaE gene encoding dephospho-CoA kinase — protein MLVALTGGIASGKSTVARRLAELGAIVVDADRVAREVVEPGTPALARIAEAFGPGVIAADGTLDRAALGAIVFGDEGARLRLNAITHPAVGERSRALFAAALADDPDAVVVYDVPLLIDEQGRGRADEFERVVVVSADEETRLRRLVGLRGMDEAEARRRIAAQAPEAARLAIADDIIDANGSLEHTIAQVDALWPTLRGVGGAA, from the coding sequence ATGCTCGTGGCGCTCACGGGAGGCATCGCCTCCGGCAAGTCGACCGTCGCGCGACGGCTCGCCGAACTCGGGGCGATCGTCGTGGATGCGGACCGGGTGGCGCGCGAGGTCGTCGAGCCCGGCACCCCCGCACTCGCCCGCATCGCCGAGGCGTTCGGGCCCGGCGTGATCGCGGCCGACGGCACCCTCGACCGCGCGGCGCTCGGGGCGATCGTGTTCGGCGACGAGGGCGCCCGACTGCGGCTCAACGCCATCACGCATCCCGCCGTGGGCGAGCGCTCGCGCGCGCTGTTCGCGGCGGCGCTGGCCGACGATCCGGATGCCGTGGTGGTCTACGACGTCCCCCTGCTGATCGACGAGCAGGGACGCGGACGCGCGGACGAGTTCGAGCGGGTGGTCGTGGTCTCCGCCGATGAGGAGACCCGCCTCCGCCGACTGGTGGGGCTGCGCGGAATGGACGAGGCGGAGGCCCGACGCCGGATCGCCGCGCAAGCCCCCGAGGCAGCGCGCCTCGCGATCGCCGACGACATCATCGACGCGAACGGCTCGCTCGAGCACACCATCGCGCAGGTGGACGCACTGTGGCCCACCCTGCGCGGTGTCGGGGGCGCTGCCTAG
- a CDS encoding DUF4126 domain-containing protein — protein sequence MLELLTGAGLAAAAGLNAYIPLLAMGLAARFDWIGLPSGWTWLENEWVLVILGVLFVIEVVADKIPAVDSVNDWIQTIVRPASGGIVFAGGIGTETVAVSDPESFFSSGAWIPVAIGIALALLVHLGKMAVRPLANVATAGLAAPVLSTAEDGASLGLVALALLAPLLVLAGFTLLVVGFVLLLRSARRRRRERAAASAA from the coding sequence GTGCTCGAGTTGCTCACCGGTGCGGGGCTCGCGGCCGCTGCGGGACTCAACGCCTACATCCCGTTGCTCGCGATGGGGCTCGCCGCGCGGTTCGACTGGATCGGGCTGCCCTCCGGCTGGACCTGGCTCGAGAACGAGTGGGTGCTCGTGATCCTCGGCGTACTGTTCGTCATCGAGGTCGTGGCCGACAAGATCCCCGCGGTGGACTCGGTGAACGACTGGATCCAGACAATCGTGCGGCCGGCATCCGGCGGCATCGTCTTCGCGGGCGGGATCGGCACCGAGACGGTCGCCGTGAGCGACCCGGAGAGCTTCTTCTCCTCGGGGGCGTGGATCCCCGTGGCGATCGGGATCGCGCTCGCCCTCCTCGTGCACCTCGGCAAGATGGCGGTGCGCCCGCTGGCCAACGTCGCGACGGCGGGGTTGGCCGCACCCGTCCTCAGCACCGCCGAGGACGGCGCGAGCCTCGGGCTCGTGGCACTCGCCCTCCTCGCGCCGCTGCTCGTGCTCGCGGGATTCACGCTCCTCGTCGTCGGTTTCGTGCTGCTGCTGCGTTCGGCGCGGCGCCGCCGGCGCGAGCGCGCGGCGGCATCCGCGGCCTGA
- the rpsA gene encoding 30S ribosomal protein S1 yields MTTATTASATKQVAINDIGSAEDFLAAVEKTLKFFNDGDLIEGTVVKIDRDEVLLDVGYKTEGVIPSRELSIKHDVDPTEVVSVGDSVEALVLQKEDKEGRLILSKKRAQYERAWGDVEKIKDADGVVTGSVIEVVKGGLIVDIGLRGFLPASLIELRRVRDLTPYLGQEIEAKILELDKNRNNVVLSRRALLEQTQSESRSTFLNNLQKGQVRKGVVSSIVNFGAFVDLGGVDGLVHVSELSWKHIEHASEVVEVGQEVTVEILEVDLDRERVSLSLKATQEDPWQVFARTHAIGQIAPGKVTKLVPFGAFVRVADGIEGLVHISELSGKHVELAEQVVSVGDEVFVKVIDIDLERRRISLSLKQANEGIDPHGTEFDSGLAALYGMVTEYDEQGNYKYPEGFDPTSGEWLEGFEAQRDAWEQEYASAQARWESHKKQILAAAEVEESFEARPAGNSFSSESTSVGTLADDESLAALREKLSSNS; encoded by the coding sequence ATGACTACCGCAACGACCGCCTCGGCCACCAAGCAGGTCGCCATCAACGACATCGGATCTGCTGAAGACTTCCTGGCCGCGGTCGAGAAGACCCTCAAGTTCTTCAACGACGGAGACCTCATCGAGGGCACCGTCGTCAAGATCGACCGCGACGAGGTCCTCCTCGACGTCGGTTACAAGACCGAGGGTGTCATCCCCTCGCGCGAGCTCTCCATCAAGCACGACGTGGACCCCACCGAGGTCGTCTCGGTCGGCGACAGCGTCGAGGCGCTCGTCCTCCAGAAGGAGGACAAGGAGGGTCGCCTCATCCTGTCCAAGAAGCGCGCCCAGTACGAGCGCGCCTGGGGCGACGTGGAGAAGATCAAGGACGCCGACGGCGTGGTGACCGGCTCGGTCATCGAGGTCGTCAAGGGCGGCCTCATCGTCGACATCGGCCTCCGCGGCTTCCTGCCGGCCTCGCTCATCGAGCTGCGCCGCGTCCGCGACCTCACCCCGTACCTGGGCCAGGAGATCGAGGCCAAGATCCTCGAGCTCGACAAGAACCGCAACAACGTCGTGCTGAGCCGCCGCGCGCTGCTCGAGCAGACCCAGTCGGAGTCGCGCTCGACCTTCCTCAACAACCTCCAGAAGGGCCAGGTCCGCAAGGGCGTCGTGTCCTCGATCGTCAACTTCGGCGCCTTCGTCGACCTGGGCGGCGTGGACGGCCTCGTGCACGTCTCCGAGCTCTCGTGGAAGCACATCGAGCACGCCTCCGAGGTCGTCGAGGTGGGCCAGGAGGTCACCGTCGAGATCCTCGAGGTCGACCTCGACCGCGAGCGCGTGTCGCTCTCGCTCAAGGCGACCCAGGAGGACCCGTGGCAGGTCTTCGCCCGCACCCACGCGATCGGCCAGATCGCACCGGGCAAGGTCACCAAGCTCGTCCCGTTCGGCGCCTTCGTGCGCGTGGCGGACGGCATCGAGGGCCTCGTGCACATCTCGGAGCTGTCGGGCAAGCACGTCGAGCTCGCCGAGCAGGTCGTGTCGGTCGGCGACGAGGTGTTCGTCAAGGTCATCGACATCGACCTCGAGCGTCGCCGCATCTCGCTGAGCCTCAAGCAGGCCAACGAGGGCATCGACCCGCACGGCACCGAGTTCGACTCGGGCCTCGCCGCCCTCTACGGCATGGTGACCGAGTACGACGAGCAGGGCAACTACAAGTACCCGGAGGGCTTCGACCCGACCTCGGGCGAGTGGCTCGAGGGCTTCGAGGCTCAGCGCGACGCCTGGGAGCAGGAGTACGCCTCCGCCCAGGCCCGTTGGGAGTCGCACAAGAAGCAGATCCTCGCGGCCGCCGAGGTCGAGGAGAGCTTCGAGGCGCGTCCCGCCGGCAACTCGTTCTCCTCGGAGAGCACCTCGGTCGGCACCCTCGCCGACGACGAGTCGCTCGCCGCACTGCGCGAGAAGCTCAGCAGCAACTCCTGA
- a CDS encoding epimerase, which yields MTDVPPRPVVIAGASGFMGAAVVAHWRAQGRPVTTVGRRAGELAWDDADGIRRALDGAALLVNFAGRSVNCRYDAVHRAEILDSRLRTTGALARAIATASAPPPVWINASSATLYGAGHAAPSTEDSPSDGTGFSVGVVRAWEQAFFEPELPGVRRAALRTTIVLGDGGALVPMLNLARWGLGGAQWDMPWPAGRARRAAGTAYRYGGFPFGRQWFSWVHLDDVVGVVDAVEADPRLSGPINLGTPHPVTNAELMRTIRRALGMPFGVPAPRPVLELGAWLIRTETELLLKSRWVHPQRLLDAGYTFRHPELEPAIRAVVDTRRRTRQGSAVV from the coding sequence GTGACCGACGTCCCGCCCCGCCCGGTCGTCATCGCGGGCGCCTCCGGATTCATGGGGGCCGCGGTCGTCGCCCACTGGCGCGCGCAGGGGCGCCCGGTCACCACTGTCGGACGCCGTGCTGGGGAGCTCGCGTGGGACGACGCGGACGGCATCCGACGCGCGCTCGACGGCGCGGCTCTGCTCGTCAACTTCGCCGGTCGCAGCGTGAACTGCCGCTACGACGCCGTGCACCGCGCCGAGATCCTCGACTCGCGCCTGCGCACGACGGGCGCCCTCGCGCGTGCGATCGCGACCGCATCCGCGCCGCCCCCGGTCTGGATCAACGCCTCCTCCGCCACCCTCTACGGCGCCGGTCATGCCGCCCCGAGCACCGAGGACTCGCCGAGCGACGGCACCGGTTTCTCGGTGGGGGTCGTCCGCGCCTGGGAGCAGGCCTTCTTCGAGCCGGAGCTGCCCGGCGTGCGTCGGGCGGCGCTCCGCACGACGATCGTGCTCGGGGATGGCGGCGCCCTCGTGCCCATGCTGAACCTCGCCCGCTGGGGCCTCGGGGGCGCCCAGTGGGACATGCCGTGGCCCGCGGGTCGCGCGCGCCGCGCCGCGGGCACGGCCTACCGCTACGGCGGCTTCCCCTTCGGGCGGCAGTGGTTCAGCTGGGTGCACCTCGACGACGTTGTCGGCGTCGTCGACGCGGTGGAGGCCGACCCGCGGCTCTCGGGGCCGATCAACCTCGGCACGCCGCACCCGGTCACCAACGCGGAGCTCATGCGCACCATCCGCCGCGCGCTCGGGATGCCGTTCGGCGTGCCTGCCCCGCGTCCCGTGCTCGAGCTCGGCGCGTGGCTCATCCGCACCGAGACGGAGCTGCTGCTCAAGAGCCGCTGGGTGCATCCGCAGCGACTGCTCGACGCCGGCTACACCTTCCGCCACCCGGAGCTGGAGCCCGCGATCCGGGCCGTCGTCGACACACGGCGTCGCACGCGTCAGGGGAGTGCGGTAGTCTAG
- a CDS encoding DUF885 domain-containing protein produces the protein MTESRPATPIDAIAEGWVDTLVDLVPDVAIYIGVPGRTGEYGDLSPAGHDALADATRALVTRLEAEPPVDAVDEVTKADLLAEARLSLEAHEARLHLRDLNVIASPAQEIRESFDLMPTATEGDWATIAERLGNLPGAVDGYLATLRAGIAEGVVPAKRQVREVAEQARRNASADGFFRDFAANAAPDSGELPAALRADLSRGAELSAAAYDRLADFLDSELLPVASERDGVGRELYALRSRHFLGAVVDLDETYAWGIEELERMIDEQTRVAHEVLPGASVAEAVAHLEQDATRKLHGTDALKAWMQELSDRVVAELGDSHFDIPEPVRALECMIAPTQDGGIYYTGPSDDFSRPGRMWWSVPEGVTVFDTWREKTTVFHEGVPGHHLQIGQAVYNRAQLNTWRRQLAGTSGHAEGWALYAERLMEELGYLDDPADRLGMLDGQRMRAARVVLDIGVHLGKPRPRVRGLENLDTDGDWDADFALEFMRANVNMDDAFVRFEVNRYLGWPGQAPSYKVGQRIWEQIRDDAQRRAGAAFSFRDFHKHALDLGGVGLDTLRGALLS, from the coding sequence ATGACCGAGTCGCGCCCCGCCACCCCCATCGATGCGATCGCGGAGGGCTGGGTCGACACCCTCGTCGACCTCGTGCCCGACGTCGCCATCTACATCGGCGTCCCGGGACGCACGGGGGAGTACGGCGACCTCTCGCCGGCCGGCCATGACGCCCTCGCCGACGCGACCCGCGCGCTCGTCACCCGGCTCGAGGCGGAGCCCCCCGTGGATGCGGTCGACGAGGTCACGAAGGCCGACCTGCTGGCCGAGGCGCGCCTCTCCCTCGAGGCGCACGAGGCGCGCCTCCACCTGCGCGATCTCAACGTGATCGCCTCGCCCGCCCAGGAGATCCGCGAGTCCTTCGACCTCATGCCGACCGCGACCGAGGGCGACTGGGCCACGATCGCCGAACGGCTCGGCAACCTCCCGGGCGCGGTCGACGGCTACCTCGCGACGCTCCGGGCGGGGATCGCGGAGGGGGTCGTCCCCGCGAAGCGTCAGGTGCGCGAGGTGGCCGAGCAGGCGCGGCGCAATGCGAGCGCCGACGGCTTCTTCCGGGATTTCGCCGCGAACGCGGCACCGGATTCCGGCGAGCTGCCCGCCGCTCTGCGCGCCGATCTGTCCCGCGGCGCGGAGCTCTCGGCCGCGGCCTACGACCGCCTCGCCGACTTCCTCGATTCCGAACTCCTGCCGGTCGCGAGCGAACGGGACGGCGTCGGCCGCGAGCTCTACGCCCTCCGTTCGCGCCACTTCCTGGGCGCCGTCGTCGACCTCGACGAGACCTACGCGTGGGGCATCGAGGAGCTCGAGCGCATGATCGACGAGCAGACCCGGGTCGCCCACGAGGTGCTGCCCGGTGCGAGCGTCGCCGAGGCCGTCGCGCATCTCGAGCAGGATGCGACACGCAAGCTGCACGGCACCGACGCGCTCAAGGCGTGGATGCAGGAGCTGAGCGACCGCGTCGTGGCCGAGCTGGGGGACAGCCACTTCGACATCCCCGAGCCGGTGCGTGCCCTCGAGTGCATGATCGCGCCCACCCAGGACGGCGGCATCTACTACACGGGGCCCTCGGACGACTTCAGCCGTCCCGGCCGGATGTGGTGGAGCGTGCCCGAAGGGGTCACCGTGTTCGACACCTGGCGCGAGAAGACCACCGTGTTCCACGAGGGCGTGCCCGGCCACCACCTGCAGATCGGCCAGGCCGTCTACAACCGTGCCCAGCTCAACACCTGGCGCCGCCAGCTGGCCGGCACGAGCGGCCACGCGGAAGGGTGGGCGCTCTACGCGGAGCGGCTCATGGAGGAGCTCGGCTACCTCGACGACCCGGCGGACCGGCTGGGGATGCTCGACGGGCAGCGGATGCGCGCGGCGCGGGTCGTGCTCGACATCGGCGTGCACCTCGGCAAGCCGAGGCCGCGCGTGCGCGGCCTCGAGAACCTCGACACGGACGGCGACTGGGATGCCGACTTCGCTCTCGAGTTCATGCGCGCGAATGTCAACATGGACGACGCCTTCGTGCGCTTCGAGGTGAACCGCTACCTCGGCTGGCCCGGTCAGGCGCCGTCCTACAAGGTGGGTCAGCGGATCTGGGAGCAGATCCGGGACGACGCCCAGCGCCGCGCCGGCGCCGCGTTCTCGTTCCGCGACTTCCACAAGCACGCCCTCGATCTCGGCGGCGTCGGGCTCGACACGCTGCGCGGCGCGCTGCTGTCGTGA
- a CDS encoding HPr family phosphocarrier protein, with translation MPQRTVVVASGVGLHARPAALFSQEAAKAPAAVVLTAASGRSANAASILGVLSLGIDHGERVTLSSEGEGADAALDALVAMLQRDLDLE, from the coding sequence ATGCCGCAGCGTACGGTCGTGGTCGCGTCAGGCGTCGGCCTGCACGCGCGTCCCGCCGCGCTGTTCTCGCAGGAGGCAGCGAAGGCGCCCGCCGCGGTGGTTCTGACGGCGGCGTCCGGTCGTTCGGCGAACGCCGCGAGCATTCTCGGGGTGCTCTCGCTCGGCATCGACCACGGCGAGCGCGTCACCCTGTCGAGTGAGGGCGAGGGTGCGGATGCCGCCCTCGACGCTCTCGTGGCGATGCTGCAGCGCGACCTCGACCTGGAGTAG
- the polA gene encoding DNA polymerase I has translation MPDSEKPTLLLIDGHSLAFRAFYALPVDSFVTRDGQHTNAIHGFLSMLLLLLQNEKPTHLGVAFDISRYSFRTREYAEYKGTRGETPPEFIGQVPLLEEALHAMNIQTISKEDFEADDILATLSKQGAEAGYRVLVVSGDRDTIQLVDDDVTLLYPNARGVSELKKYDTDAVLERYGIRPEQYPEIAALVGETSDNLPGVDKVGEKTAVKWIQQYGTVDELLSHADEITGVVGQNLRAQQDRVVRNRRLNRLVRDVELPVTPAQLERRPIDPAAVRAVFDRLQFRSLLDRVFKIEGAAADAGLVESDAAEGAIGAPVVRTMVDEELAKWLATQSQDGTVPLGLRVSTVGGSIEGFGIASLTESAWVPWAPGRPDYTALEGWLASDAPKLLHDAKRQLKALAGVGLALDGIAGDTALSAWLLRPGTKADSLGGLVYYYLGESLPEPDPSQLVPETEPLSPATEAWYLVRLAAELDARLDPGSLSVQHDIEVPLIPVLGRMELQGVTVSAEVLGELNSRLGAQAAEIAQQAYVEIGREVNLGSPKQLQEVLFDQLGMPKTRANKTGYSTDAQALADLQEQHPHPFLELLLQHRDATKIRQIVETLQTAIGPDGRIHTSYEQTGSATGRISSNDPNLQNIPVKTEVGREVRSAFLSGEGFETLLTADYSQIEMRIMAHLSEDEGLIEAFRSGEDLHRFVGARIFGVAPAEVTPVMRTKVKAMSYGLAYGLSAFGLSKQLRIEVSEAKELMADYFARFGAVRDYLRGVVEQARIDGYTTTIFGRRRPFSDLTSTNRVLRENAERQALNSPIQGSAADIIKRAMLTIDAEIRSRRLDSRMLLQVHDELVFEVAPGEREQLTGIVTAGMAGAAELSVPLDVQLGTGPNWDAAAH, from the coding sequence GTGCCGGACTCGGAAAAGCCTACGCTCCTGCTCATCGACGGCCATTCGCTGGCCTTCCGAGCCTTCTACGCTCTGCCGGTCGACAGTTTCGTGACGCGCGACGGGCAGCACACGAACGCCATCCACGGCTTCCTGTCGATGCTGCTCCTGCTGCTGCAGAACGAGAAGCCCACGCATCTGGGCGTGGCCTTCGACATCTCGCGCTACTCGTTCCGCACGCGCGAATACGCCGAGTACAAGGGAACTCGCGGAGAGACGCCGCCCGAGTTCATCGGCCAGGTGCCGCTGCTCGAAGAGGCCCTGCACGCCATGAACATCCAGACGATCTCGAAGGAGGACTTCGAGGCCGACGACATCCTGGCGACCCTGTCGAAGCAGGGTGCGGAGGCGGGCTATCGCGTGCTCGTCGTCTCGGGCGACCGCGACACCATCCAGCTCGTCGACGATGACGTGACGCTGCTCTACCCGAACGCGCGCGGGGTCTCCGAGCTCAAGAAGTACGACACGGATGCCGTGCTCGAGCGGTACGGCATCCGCCCCGAGCAGTACCCCGAGATCGCGGCGCTCGTGGGGGAGACCAGCGACAATCTGCCCGGCGTCGACAAGGTCGGCGAGAAGACGGCCGTGAAGTGGATCCAGCAGTACGGCACCGTCGACGAACTGCTCTCGCACGCCGACGAGATCACGGGCGTCGTGGGCCAGAACCTGCGGGCCCAGCAGGATCGCGTCGTCCGCAACCGGCGTCTCAACCGGCTGGTTCGCGACGTGGAGCTGCCGGTGACGCCCGCGCAGCTCGAACGGCGTCCCATCGACCCCGCCGCAGTGCGCGCCGTGTTCGACCGCCTGCAGTTCCGCAGCCTGCTCGACCGGGTGTTCAAGATCGAGGGCGCCGCCGCGGATGCGGGGCTCGTCGAGTCGGATGCCGCGGAGGGTGCGATCGGCGCGCCCGTGGTGCGCACCATGGTCGACGAGGAGCTCGCCAAGTGGCTCGCCACCCAGTCGCAGGACGGCACCGTGCCGCTCGGCCTCCGGGTGTCGACGGTCGGCGGCTCGATCGAGGGCTTCGGCATCGCGAGCCTCACCGAGAGCGCCTGGGTGCCGTGGGCGCCCGGCCGTCCCGACTACACGGCGCTCGAGGGCTGGCTCGCGAGCGACGCCCCCAAACTGCTGCACGACGCCAAGCGACAGCTGAAGGCCCTCGCGGGCGTCGGGCTCGCGCTCGACGGCATCGCGGGCGACACGGCCCTCTCCGCCTGGCTGCTGCGCCCCGGCACGAAGGCCGACAGCCTCGGGGGGCTCGTCTACTACTACCTCGGCGAGTCGCTGCCCGAACCCGACCCGAGCCAGCTCGTGCCCGAGACCGAGCCGCTCAGCCCCGCCACCGAGGCCTGGTACCTCGTGCGGCTCGCCGCCGAGCTCGACGCGCGCCTCGACCCCGGCTCGCTCTCGGTGCAGCACGATATCGAGGTGCCGCTCATCCCGGTGCTCGGGCGGATGGAGCTGCAGGGCGTCACCGTCTCGGCCGAGGTCCTCGGCGAGCTCAACAGCCGTCTCGGCGCGCAGGCGGCCGAGATCGCGCAGCAGGCCTACGTCGAGATCGGCCGCGAGGTGAACCTCGGCTCGCCCAAGCAGCTGCAGGAGGTGCTCTTCGATCAGCTCGGCATGCCGAAGACCCGCGCCAACAAGACCGGCTACTCGACCGACGCGCAGGCTCTCGCCGACCTGCAGGAGCAGCATCCGCATCCCTTCCTCGAGCTGCTGCTGCAGCACCGGGACGCCACCAAGATCCGTCAGATCGTCGAGACCCTGCAGACGGCGATCGGGCCGGACGGCCGCATCCACACGAGCTACGAGCAGACCGGCTCGGCCACCGGCCGCATCTCGTCGAACGACCCGAACCTGCAGAACATCCCCGTGAAGACCGAGGTGGGTCGCGAGGTGCGGTCCGCGTTCCTCTCGGGCGAGGGCTTCGAGACGCTCCTCACCGCGGACTATTCGCAGATCGAGATGCGGATCATGGCGCACCTCTCGGAGGACGAGGGGCTCATCGAGGCGTTCCGCTCGGGGGAGGACCTGCACCGTTTCGTCGGCGCCCGCATCTTCGGGGTCGCCCCCGCCGAGGTGACGCCGGTCATGCGCACCAAGGTGAAGGCGATGTCCTACGGCCTCGCCTACGGTCTCTCCGCATTCGGGCTCAGCAAGCAGCTGCGGATCGAGGTCTCGGAGGCGAAGGAGCTCATGGCCGACTACTTCGCCCGCTTCGGCGCCGTCCGCGACTATCTGCGCGGGGTGGTCGAGCAGGCGCGGATCGACGGCTACACGACCACGATCTTCGGGCGCCGTCGCCCCTTCTCCGATCTCACCTCCACCAACCGGGTGCTGCGCGAGAACGCCGAGCGGCAGGCGCTCAACTCGCCCATCCAGGGTTCCGCCGCCGACATCATCAAGCGGGCGATGCTCACGATCGACGCGGAGATCCGTTCCCGGCGCCTCGACTCGCGGATGCTGCTGCAGGTGCACGACGAGCTCGTGTTCGAGGTGGCGCCGGGTGAGCGCGAGCAGCTCACCGGGATCGTGACGGCGGGGATGGCGGGCGCTGCCGAGCTCTCGGTGCCGCTCGATGTGCAGTTGGGGACTGGCCCCAACTGGGATGCTGCCGCACACTAG